In Zea mays cultivar B73 chromosome 7, Zm-B73-REFERENCE-NAM-5.0, whole genome shotgun sequence, the following proteins share a genomic window:
- the LOC100282063 gene encoding jasmonate-induced protein: MASLQVTPTSAFTEWNELKFEGLYLFHTPLGSGANQARVIDNKAPIGIGATVVNNWTVYDGPGPNAKLVARAQGLHIQAGNWVNSFSLVFVDQRFSGSTLEVTGIVVESGEWAIVGGTGQFAMANGVIFKKFHEQRSEGNIIQLTIHAFCPVLGPRKRSAAKVGPWGGSGGSPVDITAEPQRLKSITVATGIAVTSIAFSYVDSAGQTQSAGRWGGSGGETEPVIQLGDSEVLTELSGTIGNVDGHTVITSIKFVTSLKTYGPFGAWGDGSDTPFAIPVQQGSAIVGFFARAGVYLDALGVYVRSL; this comes from the exons ATGGCCAGCCTCCAAGTCACTCCTACTTCGGCGTTCACTGAGTGGAACGAGCTGAAGTTCGAAGGCCTGTACCTGTTCCACACGCCCCTGGGCTCAGGCGCCAACCAAGCTCGGGTCATAGACAACAAGGCGCCGATTGGCATCGGTGCCACCGTAGTTAACAACTGGACAGTGTATGACGGGCCAGGGCCGAACGCAAAGCTGGTTGCCCGTGCACAGGGCTTGCATATCCAAGCCGGCAACTGGGTCAACTCCTTCAGCCTAGTGTTCGTGGATCAAAG GTTCAGTGGGTCCACGCTTGAAGTGACCGGGATAGTAGTTGAATCCGGGGAGTGGGCTATTGTTGGGGGCACCGGTCAGTTTGCCATGGCAAACGGTGTCATCTTCAAGAAGTTCCATGAGCAGAGAAGCGAAGGGAACATCATACAACTCACCATCCATGCTTTCTGTCCGGTGCTCGGACCGAGAAAG CGCTCGGCCGCAAAAGTTGGACCGTGGGGTGGGAGCGGCGGGTCTCCGGTGGACATCACGGCAGAGCCCCAGCGTCTGAAGAGCATCACCGTTGCTACTGGCATCGCCGTGACCTCGATTGCCTTCTCCTACGTCGACTCCGCCGGCCAAACCCAATCTGCTGGTCGCTGGGGCGGTTCCGGTGGAGAAACTGAGCCGGTG ATCCAGCTCGGCGACTCCGAGGTGCTCACGGAGCTGTCCGGGACGATCGGCAACGTCGACGGCCACACCGTCATAACCTCCATCAAGTTCGTCACAAGCCTCAAGACCTACGGCCCTTTCGGAGCATGGGGGGACGGGAGTGACACTCCGTTCGCGATCCCCGTGCAGCAAGGGAGTGCCATCGTTGGCTTCTTCGCACGAGCTGGGGTCTACCTCGACGCCCTTGGCGTTTACGTGCGATCCCTGTGA